Part of the bacterium genome is shown below.
CCGATCCCGCGTCTGTTCCTGATTCGGCCGGCGTTTCCGGTGGCTTTAGGGCACGGGCGTGGTTTTGCGGCCGCAGCGGGCGATTTCGTTCTGCAAGCGGCGTCGCGCGCCCGGCGTCGCCGGGCCGGATTGCTCGCCCGTTGCCGATCGGGTGAGTCGCCGCGGGGCGCTCCGGGGTCGGGCGGTGCTAGTCCCCGATCGAGCGCCGGTTCTCGATCGCGCGACTGACCGTCACGTGGTCGGCGTACTCGATGTCGCCGCCGAGGGGCATGCCGTAGGCGATGCGCGAGACCTGGACATGGGCGCCGCGCAGGCGGTCGGCCAGGAAGTGGGCGGTCGCATCGCCCTCCGCCGTCGGGTTCGTCGCGAGCACCACTTCCTTCACGCCGTCCTGGGCGACCCGGCGCTCCAGCTCACCGACGCGGAGCGTCTCGGGTCCCATCCCGTCGATCGGAGACAGCGCCCCGCCCAGCACGTGATAGAGGCCGCGGAAGCCGCCGCTGCGCTCGATGGCGGCCATGTCCGCGGGCTCCTCGACGACGCAGACGACGGTCCGGTCGCGGTCCGGGTGGGCGCAGACGGGACACGGCGTCCGGTCCGAGAGGGTGAAGCAGGTCTCGCAGACGACGGTGTCGCGCTGGAGCCGCGCGATCGACTCGGCGAGCTCGCGGGACAGATCCTCCGGCGCGCTGAGCAGGAAGTAGGCGAGGCGGGTCGCGGATTTCTCGCCGATCCCGGGGAGTCGCTTCAGGCTCTCGACCAGGCGGTCCATGGCGGGCGACGACGACATCAGGCACCCCCTCCAGAGGTGAAGCCTCCTCCCGGCGTGCCGGGCATCCCGGGCAGGTTCGGGAGCCCCGCGAGCATCCCGCTCTGGAAGCGGGTCATCTCCTGGGCGACGGCTTCCTGGGCCTTCGTGAGGGCGGCGTTCACCGCGGCCGCCGTGAGGTCCTGGATCATGTCGCGATCCTTGTGCTCGATCAGGACGGGTTCGATCTCGACCGAGAGGACGCGGAACGCCCCCGAGACCGTCGCCGTGACCATGCCGCCGCCGGCGCTCGCTTCGTAGCGGCGTCGCGCGAGCTCGGCCTGGAGCTCTCCGAGCTTCGACTGCATCTCCTGCGCGCGCTCGAGCGCCTGCTTCATCTCGTTGGGATCCACTTCGTCTCCTGGGGCCGGGCGTTCTCCGGGTCTGGCCCGAGTCTAGTCGCCGCGGCCGCCGCGGCCCGTATTCGCGCCGAGGGGGCGGATCTCGACGATCTCCGCCTTGAGGATCTCGATCGCGAGGTTCACCGGCTCGCTGTTCAGCGCCTCCTGGCGCTGACGCCGCTCCTGCTCCCGGGACTCGCGACTCTGCTCGCGGGCGGCGTTCGCCGTCGCGATCTCGACGGTGATCTTCGTGGGCTTGCCGAAGAGCCGGGTCGCGAGGGCTTCGAGATCCGGCTGGCGTGCGCGGAGCCGCTCGACGTGGAAGGCGGCATCGGCACCGATCCGGATCACGTTGCCCTCGATCCCGACGAGGGTCGTCCCGTCGAGGCTTGCGAACTTCGAACGGTCGAGCTCGAGCGCCTTCGTCTTGAAGCGATCGAAGATCGTGGCGGGTGGGGCGCCGCCTCCGATCGTGGGCGGCGTGCCGGGAGGGACGGACGCCGCCGAGGTCCGATGGGCGGTGGCGTCGACGCCGGGGTCGTCGTCGAAACGGGCGGGCTCGACCGGCGTCTCGCGGGGGCCGTCGAACGCCTCGTCGGGATCGACCGCCCGGGGCGCGTCCGTACGAGCCGGCATGGGCGGACGCGCCGGCGGCTTGGATTCAGTGGGCGCCGGTGGCGCGCTGGCGGCTGGGCCGGCCGCTGGCGGTGGGTCGAAGCCTTCGGCATCCGCATCGGCATCGGCGCTGGACGCACGGGTTCCGTTTCCAGGACCCGTCGTCGGTTCCGGGGCGCGCCGCCGCGGGCCCCGATCCGAGACGCGGCCGCCTCCGGCTCCTCCGCCACCTCCACCGCCGCCACCGCCGGACGGGACACCGCCTGCGGCGAGCCGTCGCTCGAGCTGGTCGAGGCGGGCGAGGAGCTGGCCGACGTCGTCGCCCGCGGGCATCGTCGCGAGCCGGATCACCGCCATCTCGAGGACCGCCGTCGGCTGGGGCGCCCAGGAGAGGTCTTCGATCTCGCGAACGAGGGCCCGGAACATCCTGCGCAGGCGCGCGGGCTCGGTCCGTCCGGCGAGCTCGATCAGCTCGGCGCGCTCCTCGTCGGTCCCCTCGAAGAGGCCTTCGCCTTCCGGGGCGACCCGGAGCACGACGAGATCACGCAGGAACTCCAGCAGGGCGTCCGCGACGCGGCGCGCCTCCGACCCCCCGCTGGTCGCCTTCGTCACGTGCTCGAGGGCCCTGGCGACGTCGCCTTCGATGCACGAGAGGGCGATCTCGCGGAGCACGCGGCGGTCGACGAGGTCGAGGACGTCGGCCACGACTTCGTCGGTGATCTCGGCGACCCCGTCCTGACCGCTGGAATAGGCCACGATCTGGTCGAGGAGCGTCTGCGCGTCGCGCATCGATCCGTCGCCCTCGCGCGCGATCATCGCGACGGCGGAAGGGGAGATTGCGATGCCTTCGGATTCACAGATCTCGGCCAGGCGTTCGCCGACGGTCGAGAGCGCGATCCGGCGCAGGTCGTGGCGCTGGCAGCGGGACAGCACGGTGAAGGGGATCTTCTCGGGGTTCGTCGTCGCGAACACGAAGAGGCTGCGCGGCGGCGGCTCCTCGAGGGTCTTGAGCAGCGCGTTGAACGCCGGCCCCGAGAGCATGTGGACCTCGTCCACGATGAAGATCCGGTACTTGCCGGGGGCGGCGGCGTAGCGGATCGACTCGATGACCTCGCGCATGTCGTCGACGCCGGTCCGGCTCGCCGCGTCGATCTCCTGGACGTCGGTCGAGCGTCCCTCGGTGATCTCGGTACACGGCGGGCAGCTGCCGCAGGGCTCGACGGTCGGCCCCTTCTCGCAGTTCAGGCAGCGTGCGATCAGCCGCGCGAGGGTCGTCTTGCCGACGCCGCGCGGGCCGGTCAGCAGCATCGCGTGCGGAATCCGGTCGCTCCGGATCGCGTTCCGCAGCGCGGTGGTGACGTGCGCCTGCCCCGACACCTCGTCGAAGCTCTGCGGCCGCCATTTCCGCGCGATGACCTGGTAGCTCAAGGGGCGATCCGTCGTCGTGAGGGCTGGGAGGTCCAACGACGCTGAGGGATTTCGATCGGGATTGGCGCCCGATCGGGACGCGACGTCGTCACTTCCCGATCGGCGTCGCCTGAGCGGCACGTCGCCTCGCAGGCGGCCAAGCCGCACCCCTTACGCACAGAGCATTGACCGCAGGGCGGTCCACTCGCAGCCAGGCCCTGCTACGGCTGCTTCCTTCCGGACCTGACCGGGTTCACAGGATCCCGAACTCGAACGGGACCCTGCGGTCAACGCTCGGTGCGAACCGGGAAAGTACCGGTGGCGGAGAGCGGATTCAATCGTGTCGGAATCGGGCCCGAGACGCCCGGACCCGGCTAGTATCGCGGGATCCGATCGGATCAGGAGGAAGTGCGATGGCGGCGAGCGAAACCCCGGACCGGCGCGAGGACGAGGCGCGGCTGCGCGACACGGCCTTCCGCTACGCGCGCATGATGGACCGCATGTCCTTCGACGACCTGCCCACGGTCTTCGCGGAGGACGGGGTGCTCTCGGGTCCCGGTTACGAGATGACGGGACACGACGAGCTCCGCACCGGGCTCCAGAGCCTCGACCAGTTCGAGGCGACCCTGCACGGCGTCCTCAACACCTACTTCGAGATCGACGGCGATCGGGCGAAGGGCGAGGTCTACTGCGTCGCGAACCACGTGCACCAGATCGACGGGATCCCCTTCAAGCTCGACATGGGCATCCGCTACGAGGACGACTACACGCGCAAGGGCGACCTCTGGGTGATCCAGCGGCGCTTCTTCAACATGGTCTGGGAGACCGACACGCCCATGCGGGTCTCGGCGGACGGGAAGCCCCTGGCCTCCGCCTAGTCTGCGCGCCCGATCCCCGCGTCCTCGGACTCCGTCCGGAGTCGTGGCAGCGCCTCGGCGAAGGCGTCGAGGGAGTCCATTCGCCAGGTTGCCGCCTCGAAGCGCGGATCGCCCTGATGGGCCGCCTCCGGGATCGCGACGCAGCGCATCCCCGCGGCCATCGCACTCGCGACGCCGTTCGCCGAGTCCTCGATCGCGATCGCGCCCCGGGCATCCACGCCCATCTCGTGCAGGGTGGAGCGATAGACGTCCGGGTGGGGCTTGCCGAGCGTCTCGTGCTCGGCGGACCGGCAGACCTCGAAGCGCGAACCCAGTCCGAAGGTGTCGAGCGTCGCCTCGATCAGCCGCATCGGGGACGAAGAGGCGAGTCCCAGCCGCCACCCCTCCGCCTCTGCGGCGCCGAGGGCCGCTTCGACGCCGGCGATCGGTCGTGCCTCCGCTCGGATCACGGTCTCCATTTCGTCGATGATCGCGGTCGCGACCTCGTCCACCGACGGCGGTGTCCAGGATCGATGGTCGATCCAGTACTCGACGGCCTCGTCGATCCGCAGGCCCATCGTCCGGACGCAGTCCGACTCCTCGAGCGCGAGCCCATAGCGGCCGAAGCAGGCCACCTCGGCCCTGCGCCAGAGCGGCTCCGAGTCGACGAGGACACCGTCCATGTCGAAGACCAGGGCGCGCCCGCGCGGGTCCGGTTCGGCGTCGCGCGTCACGCCAGGGCGGCGCCGTCGATCCGGATTTCCTCGCCGCTGATGTGGAGGGCGTCCGGCGAGGCGAGGAAGAGGATCAGGTCGGCCACCCGTTCGGGTCCGGTCGGACCGTGGAGCGAGGCCAGGCGGTTCAGCAGTTCGAAGTCGGCGCCTTCGGGCATCCGGGTCGGTTTCGTCATGCCCGTATCGATGGACGCCGGGGCGATCGAGTTCGCTCGAAGTCCGCGATCGGCGTACTCGACCGCGATCGCACGGGTGAAGGCGTGGATGGCCCCCTTCGAGGCGCTGTAGGCGGCGCCGTAGGCGAGTCCCGCGAGGCCGGCGGTCGAGCCGATGTTCACGATCGACCCCTTCGTCTCGAGCAGGTGCGGAATCGCGGCCCGGGTCATCAGGAACGTACCGTCGAGGTTGACCGAGAGGATCTTTCGCCACGCGGCGAATTCCATCTCGTCGGTTCGGGAGTAGGCGATGACGCCGGCGTTGTTGCAGAGCGTGTCGAGCTTGCCGTAGGTCTCGACGCAGGCGGCGACGCTGTCGTTCGCCTGGGCCTCGTCGGCGATGTCGGCGACCCGTGATTCGATGCGACCGCCGCTCGCGGCGGCGATCTCGCTCGCGGCCTTGACCGTCTCCTCGAGGCCCGTCGCGACCACGTCGGTCACGAATACGTTCGCGCCTTCGGCTGCGAGCTTCAGGGTCGCGGCGCGACCGATCCCGGAGGCGCCTCCCGTGATCAGCAGGACCTGGTCGGTGAATCGCGGCATGTCGGCTCCTCGTGTGGGCGGCCGAACGTCGCACGGGCGCGAAAGGGCGGCAAGCGCCGCCGATCTAGCGCCAACCGCGCGGGTTGCGCTCGTCTTCCTGGACACGCGCTTCGAAGGCGGCGGCCATCCGGGCCATCACTTCCGGATGGCGCGTGCTCACGTCCCAGCTCTCGCTCGGATCCTGGTCGAGGTCGAAGAGCCAGGGGCCCCAATCGGCGTTCGCAGAGAATCGTTCCGTTCCGCCCGCGCGGACGCCGCGCCGGCGGTGGTATTTGAAGCGCGCGTCGCGCACCGCGTCGAGTCCGCCGCCATTCCCGCCCTGGGTCATCCCGTAGTAGTAGAGAAGGCGATCGCCGGCAGGCGCCGCGTCGAAGAGGTGAGCGCCGACGTCCTCGCCGTCGAGCAGGCGGTCCGGCGGCGTCGGGAGGGCGAGGAGCGAGAGGAGCGTCGGAACCAGGTCGACCCCCCCGATCGGGGCGTCGCTCTCGCGACCCGGGGCGATCCGTGACGGCCAGTGGACGACGAAGGGGACGCGCTGGCCGCCTTCCCAGGTCTGGTTCTTGCGACCCCGGTTCATCCCGGGACTGCCCTCGTACCAGGGGCCATTGTCCGAGGTCGCGATCACGATCGTGTCCTCGAGCAGCCCGCGGCGTTCGAGGACGTCGACGATCCGGCCGACGGAGTCGTCGAGGCCTTCGACGACGTCGCCGTAGAGCCCGGCGTCCGAACGTCCGCGATCCTCTTCCGGTCGGAAGAGAGGGATGTGTGGGAAGTTGTGGGCGAAGTAGAGGAAGAAGGGGCGGTCGTGGTCCCGATCGAGGAACTCGACGGCCGCGTCTTCGTAGACCCGCTTCATCCGCGTCTGGTCGAAGGGCGCTTCGTGCAAGAGCGCTTCGCCGCGGTAGATGGCGAAGGGGGTCATGTCGTTGCTGTAGAGCGCACCCAGATAGGTGTCGAACCCGCGGTCGAGGGGAAGCGAGGGCGAGCGATCTCCGAGATGCCACTTGCCGACCATCCCGGTCTCGTAGCCCGCTGCGGAGAGGATCTCGGGCAGCAGGATCTCCTCCTCGGCGACGCGCGTGGCGGGGGCGCCCTGGGCCCGGAGCGCCCATTCCATGGGGTGGCCGGTCGGAAAGGCGACCACGTTCAGGAGCGCTCGCTCGGGATACCGACCCGTCAACAGGCCGACGCGCGAGGAGGTGCAGACCGGGGAAGGGGCGTAGTAGTTCTCGAGTCGGAGGCCGCCCGCCGCGAGGCGATCGAGATGGGGGGTCGCGATCGACTCGGCCCCGTAGGCGCCGAGATCGCCGTAGCCGAGGTCGTCGAACAGGATCAGCACGAGGTTGGGTCGGTCGCCGGCGGCGCTCGGCGCATCGGCGGAATCGGTCGCGATCGCTTCCAGGTAGCGCGCCTTCGCCAGGGCGTGCTCGGCATCATCGGCACTCGCGTACGCGGCGATCCGAACGACGAGGAGCCCGAGCCAGAGGAGCCCGGCGACGATTCCGAGGAGCGCCAGGCCGCCGAGGCCACGAACGAGCAGCGACAGGAGACGGCGCATCGGGCCTAGCGACTCGCCGTTCGGGGCGTGCCTTCGCACTCGGTCTTCCGCGGGTCCCCCGCCCAGGCGACGGCGTTGCGCAGCAACGTCTTCGTATAGTCCCGGGCGTAGGCCTCGGCCCAGTGGCCCATCGCGGTGTAGACCGCGCGACCTCGATCGACGCAGCGCGACCAGACGATCGGGTGGTCGCCCATCGAGATGTCGACCTCCTGGCCCATGCCGCGGATCCAGGGCGAATAGGTCGACTCGTCGACGGTCAGGAGCACGTGGTAGCCGGCTTCCCGGGCGCCCCGATCCCAGGAGTACCACTCCTCGGCGTGTACGAAGTCCGCGGGCAACCCCGTGGTGACTGGATGCTGCGGGTCCTCGACGACCACTCGCGCCTCCTGGGTCTGGGGGCCGAGGATGTGACCGAGGTAGGTCCCTGTCTTGAGCGTTTCCTCGTACCAGGTCCACTCGGCGTGGGAACCGTCCCCGGCCGCGTGGATGCCGAGCCAGCCGCCGCCTTCCTCGAGCCACCGCCGGAACGCCGCGTCCTGCGCGTCGCTCGCGTGGTCGCCGCTGGCGCTCGCGAAGACGACGACGTCGAAGCGGTCGAGGATCGTGGAATCGAAGACGGCGCTGTTCTCGGTGTGGAAGACGGCCCAGTCCGCGTCAGTCGCGAGCTCGTCGAAGAGGTCGTGCGAGGCCGCGATCCCCTCCGTATGGCGGAACTGGTTCGTCTTCGAGTAGACGAGGACGCGGAGGTTCGCGTTCGCGCCGAAGTCGGCCGCGAGCACCGGCGGCGTCGTCTCGTGGGCGTGGCTCGGGAAGAGGATGCCCCAGGCGCCGATCCACCAGACGAAGAGCAATGCGCCCACGACGGCGAGAGCGACGAGGCTGGCGAGTCCGAGACCGATCTTCTTCACGAGGCTCATGGGGGCTCCTCCGCGACCGCGAATCGGGGAGACGATAAGGCAGATCGGTCGGCTTCGTGTGCTCGCCTCGTGGGTCTCGCCAGCTACCGTTGCCTCGTTCGGTCGAGGAGATGGGGTGAGCGATCACGACGCGGAAAGTGGAGCACGAGCGAGGCGATGGGCCGGCCTCCTCGCGTCTCTGGCCACGGGCGTCGGGTGCGTTTCCTGCGGTGGCGACGCTCCGGACGCGGCGGCATTCGAGCGGGCGCGGGAGCGGGCCGCGCCCGCCGAGCGGGAGTGGCGCAGCTATCTGGGTGGGCTCGAGTCGAGACAGTGGTCGCCCCTCGACGAGATCGACCGCTCGAACGTCCACCTCCTCGAGCGCGCCTGGATCCATCGGTCGGGGGAGCCCGCCTCGAGCGGCCTGCAGATGCAGGTGAACCCGATCGTCGTCGGCGGCGTGCTCTACGGGGTCTCGCCGAACCTCGTGCTCTTCGCGATCGACGCCTCGACCGGGGAGACACTCTGGCGTTTCGATCCGGGGACGGGATCGTGGCTCGCGAGCTCGAGTCGCGGAGTCGCGAGCTGGCGGAGCGGGGACGACGAGCGGATCGTGTTCGGGGCGAAGAGCTTCCTCTACTCGATCGATGCGAAGACCGGTCGGCCGGTGGAGTCGTTCGGCGAGGGCGGTCGGATCGATCTCCGCGAAGGCCTCGGGCGCGACGTCTCCGCGGACATGATGGGCGTGACCGTGACGACGCCGGCGACGATCTTCGAGGACCTGATCCTGGTCGGCGGGCGGGTGAACGAGATGGAGGGGGCGCCGCCGGGCACGGTGCGCGCGTTCGATGCGAGAACGGGCGCGCTTCGCTGGGCCTTTCATACGATTCCCCGGCCCGGGGAATTCGGGTACGAGACCTGGCCCGCCGACGCCTGGAAGACCGCGGGCGGTGCGAACGCCTGGGCCGGGATCACCGTCGATGCTTCACGGGGCCTCGCCTTCGTCCCGACCGGGTCGGCCACGCCCGACTTCGACGGCAGCGACCGCCTGGGCGACAACCTCTTCGCGAACACGTTGCTCGCGCTCGATGCGCGGACCGGAGAGCGCGTCTGGCACCAGCAGCTGGTGCGCCACGATCTGTGGGATCGCGACCTTCCGTCTCCGCCCAACCTGGTCGAGCTCGAACGGGACGGCGTCGTCGTGCCCGCGGTCGCGCAGACCACGAAGCAGGGGCACACCTATGTGTTCCATCGCGAGACGGGAGAGCCGCTCTTCCCGATCCGCGAGGAGCCGGTCCAGCCGACCCCGATCGAGGGCGAGGTGACGGCCCGGTCCCAGCCGATTCCCATCGCTCCGCCGCCCTTCGCACGCCAGTCGCTCACGGCGGAGACCGTGAGCGACCGCACGCCCGAGATCGCTTCGGCCCTCCGAGAGCGCCTGGCCTCGATGCGATCCGGTGGACTCTACGTTCCGCCCAGCACCGAAGGCTCGATCCTCGTCCCCGGGATCGACGGCGGGGCCGAGTGGGGGGGCGCCGCCTGGGACGCGTCGACCGGGACGCTCTACGTCAATGCGAATCAGGTCGCGTCGATCCTGCAGCTGGTGGAGACCGCCGGCGAGACCGAGCTGACGGATACCGCCTATCTGGGACTCTGCGCCGGCTGTCATGGGCTCGACCTGAAGGGGGACGGCGCCTCGATTCCCTCGTTGATCGGGGTTCGCGACCGGATGGGCTTCCTCGAGTTCCACCGGATCCTGCGCGACGGGCGAGGGCGCATGCCGCCGGTCGCAGGGTTCATGCCCTGGTGGCAGCGCTACCCCGCGGCCTGGCTGCTCTACCGACTCGACGAGGAGGACGCACCGATCCATTGGGCGGAGCGCGAGGGCGAACGGCACGTGACGAGCGCGGGCTACCAGGACTTCACCGATCCCGACGGACTCCCCGGCTCCAAGCCGCCCTGGGGCACGCTGACTGCGATCGATCTCGCTGGTGGGAAGCTCCGCTGGCAGATCCCGCTCGGGGACTACCCCGAGATCCTCGCCGAAGGCAAGAGCGGGCTCGGGGCGGCGAACTACGGTGGGCCGGTCGTGACCGCGGGCGGTCTGCTCTTCATCGCCGCGACACCGGACCGGAAGCTCCGCGCCTACGACAAGGAGGACGGGACGCTCCTCTGGGAGGACACGCTTCCCTTCGGTGGGTACGCCACGCCTGCGGTCTACGAAGCGGACGGTCGACAGTTCGTGGTGGTCGCGGCAGGTGGCGGGAAGTTTCGCCAGGCCTCGGGCGACGCCTACGTGGCCTACGCGCTGCCGCGCTAGGCGCGCTCTTCATGTTAGGCGTGAAGGAATCGTTAGGCGCGGGCCTGCTCGGCGTCGGGTCCGGCCGGCCGCCAGCAGGGCAGGTGGAACCCGTCCTTGCCGGGGACGATTTCGAGGGCGACCGCCTCTCCCGAGACGGGTTCGCGAGCGCCGAGCCAGCCGCCGATCAGGAGCAGGTCGTCCTGTGCGTCGAGGCGGACCTGGACGACGGTGTAGGGCACGGCCTCGCGAAGGGCGGGAGCGAAGGCCTGGTGGGTCCGGACCCAGCTGGCGACGGTGCCGGCCCCGTCGAGGGTCTCCCAGCGCGCGTCGAAGGACCGGCATCGGTTGCAGATTTCGCGCGCCGGCCAACGCAGGGCGCCACAGGCGGAGCAACGCTGGAGCCGGAACTCGCCGGCCGCGAGCGCGTCCCACCAGGGGCGCGAGTCGCGATCCGGCGTGGGCGGGAAGGGGAGGAACGCGTCGCTCATGCGTCCCTCCGCAGGATCAGCGCCGAGGCGTTTCCGGCGACGTAGCCCGGCTGGGCCGTGGAGAGTCCGATCTCGGCGCCTTCGACCTGGCGCGCGCCGGCCTCGCCGCGGAGCTGGGACACGCACTCGTAGACGTGATTCAGCCCGTGGACGTAGCCCTCCGAGAGGAAGCCGCCGTGGGTGTTCACCGGGAGCGCGCCGTCCGATCGCGTCGCGCCGCTCTCGACGAAGGGGCCGCCCTCTCCCTTGGGACAGAAGCCGTAGTCCTCGAGCTGCACGATCACCGAGTAGGTGAAGCAGTCGTAGAGCTGGGCGACGTCGATGTCCTGCTGTCCGACGCCCGCCATCTCGAAGAGCCGAGGGGCCAGGTCGGCCGCCGACGTCGTCGTCGTGTCCGGCTGTTGGTTCGAGTACAGCGTCTGGCCGCCGCCCCAGGCGGCTCCGCTGATCGAGACGGGGTGCTTCTTCAGGTCCCGCGCGCGCTCGGGGGTCGTCAGCAGGATCGCGACCGCCCCGTCGGTCTCGAGGCAGCAATCGAGCAGGCGGAAAGGCTCGACGACGGGTCGCGACGCGAGATGGTCGGCGAGCTCGATCGGCGCGCGCATCATCGCGCGCTCGTTCTTCGCCGCGTTCGCCCGCTGCTGGACGGCGACGTGGCCGAGCTGTTCCTCGGTCGTGCCGTAGCGCTCCATGTGGGCGCGCGCCGCCATCGCGAACTGCTGGGGGGGCACGAAGTAGCCGTAAGGCGCCTGGTACTGGGTCTCGACGGCGTCGACGAGCGGGCGTCCCGTTCCGCCCATGCGGAACTCGGAGCGGGCGTTGAGCGCGCGGTAGCAGACGACGGTTTCCGCGACGCCGGCGGCGATGGCGAGGGCCGCCTGTCCTACGACCGCGTGGGAGACGCTGCCGCCGCCGAACTGGTCGACGAAGTAGCGGGGGTCGCGGAGGCCGAGGGACTGGGCGACCACCGCCGGGAGCACCGAATCGCCGACCCGGTAGGTCGCGATCCCGTCGAGGGCGTCCGGCGGGAGCCCCGCGTCGTCGAGCGCGGCCATGATCGCGCGCGTCGCGAGGGTGAGGGTGCTGACGCCCGAGTCCTTCGAGTAGGGCGTGCAACCGATCCCGGCGATCGCGACCCGGTCGCGCAACGTCAAGGACTAGCCCCGCTCGTCGCGGAAGCGCTTCGGCTTCGGGCTCGACTTGATCTGCGTGAGATCGTCGAGGGCGCCCGGCGCGTGGACCTCGACGCCGAACTTCACGCCGATCTTCTCTTTCAGGAGCTGTTCGAGTTGTTCACGGATCCCGTCGTGCTCGCTCGTGGGACGTTCCGTCGTGGCCATCACGACCATCTCGTCGCGGTTGTTCTCGCGCACGGCCCGCACGAAGTAGTCCTCGGTCACGGCCTCGTGGGTCATCACGATCTCGCCGAGCGCCTCGGGCCAGACGTTGACCCCCCGCAGCTTGACCATGTTGTCTCCACGTCCGGAGAACGGCCCCATTCTGCGCTGCCAGCTCCCGCAAGCGCAGCGCTCCGGCGGATGAAGAAAGGACAGGTCCATGATGTTGTATCGGAACTGCGGGCTGCCGGTCTTGTAGAGCTCGGTCACGACGAGGGAGCCGAGCTCGCCGTCGGGGAGGGGCTCGCCCGTGTCGACGTCGACGACCTGGACGATGAAGGCGTCCTCCTGGATGTGGAGGCCCTGTCTCGCGGGGCACTCCGTCGCGATCCACTGGACTTCGTGGAAGCCGTAGGACTGGTAGTTGGGGACGCCGAAGGTGGCTTCGAGCAGCTCCCGGTCGCCGATGTTCGGGAGTGCGCAGAGCTTCAGGTCCTCTTTCGGGTCGAGGCCCATCTCCCGCGCCTTGTCCGCCAGGCGGAGGAGATAGTCACCGGTCGTGAGGATCGCCTTCGCGCCGTACTGGACGGCGAGCTCGATCTGGCGCTGGCTGCTCGTCACGGTTCCGGTCCCGGTCGTGAGGACGACGCAGTTCAGCCAGTTGTAGAGCGCCTCGTCCATCGAGAAGGCGCCGTTGTGGGTCGAGTAGGCCCAGGCGTTGACGACCGTGTCGCCGGGCCGGATGCCCTGCATGTAGAGGGCCCGTGCGGTCAGGATCGAGCCCGCCATGCGATCCCAGGTCGTGTAGAGGGTCGGTCGCGACGTGCCCGTCGTCCCACCGGACATGAAGACCCGCATCGGCTCCCGGTAGGCATCCGTCGGGAGCACGCCCTGGTAGTCGCCGAGCGGCGGGTGGGCCTCGATGCTCTTGCGGATGTCGTCGACCGAATAGGTCGGGATCCGGTCGAGGTCGGCGAGGCTCTGGATCGAACGCGGGTCGAAGCCGGCGGCGTCCCAGCGACGCTGGAAGAAGGGCACGCGATAGGCGCGCAGGGCGCGGTCCTGGACGCGGGCGAGCTGTTTCGCCTCGATCCGCTCGCGGTCCTCGAGCCAGGTCGACTCGAAGTATTCCGGCGGCGGCGGGTACATCCGCGTCAATGCGTCGTAGTCGACGGCTTCGTGAGGTCGGCGGATTCCCTGCGGCATTCGATGACTCCCTGACCGCGAGTGACTCGCGGGCGGTTTGCAGGTTCGCACCCGCCGACCCGATCCCGCAAGGACCGCCGCCGGTCAGTTGATCGCGCCGTCGTTCTTGAGTCGCGTGATCTCGTCCCAATCGAGGCCGAGCTCGAGCAGGAGCTCCTCGGTGTGCTGACCCGCTTCGGGGGCCGGGGTCGGTTGGTTGGGTGTCTCGCCGAACTGGACCGGATTGCCGACGAGCCGGAAGCGCCCACCGGAGGGTCGGTCGAGCTCCGCCACGTATCCGTTGGCCCGGGCCT
Proteins encoded:
- a CDS encoding acetyl-CoA acetyltransferase — encoded protein: MTLRDRVAIAGIGCTPYSKDSGVSTLTLATRAIMAALDDAGLPPDALDGIATYRVGDSVLPAVVAQSLGLRDPRYFVDQFGGGSVSHAVVGQAALAIAAGVAETVVCYRALNARSEFRMGGTGRPLVDAVETQYQAPYGYFVPPQQFAMAARAHMERYGTTEEQLGHVAVQQRANAAKNERAMMRAPIELADHLASRPVVEPFRLLDCCLETDGAVAILLTTPERARDLKKHPVSISGAAWGGGQTLYSNQQPDTTTTSAADLAPRLFEMAGVGQQDIDVAQLYDCFTYSVIVQLEDYGFCPKGEGGPFVESGATRSDGALPVNTHGGFLSEGYVHGLNHVYECVSQLRGEAGARQVEGAEIGLSTAQPGYVAGNASALILRRDA
- a CDS encoding zinc ribbon domain-containing protein, encoding MSDAFLPFPPTPDRDSRPWWDALAAGEFRLQRCSACGALRWPAREICNRCRSFDARWETLDGAGTVASWVRTHQAFAPALREAVPYTVVQVRLDAQDDLLLIGGWLGAREPVSGEAVALEIVPGKDGFHLPCWRPAGPDAEQARA
- a CDS encoding PQQ-binding-like beta-propeller repeat protein, whose protein sequence is MSDHDAESGARARRWAGLLASLATGVGCVSCGGDAPDAAAFERARERAAPAEREWRSYLGGLESRQWSPLDEIDRSNVHLLERAWIHRSGEPASSGLQMQVNPIVVGGVLYGVSPNLVLFAIDASTGETLWRFDPGTGSWLASSSRGVASWRSGDDERIVFGAKSFLYSIDAKTGRPVESFGEGGRIDLREGLGRDVSADMMGVTVTTPATIFEDLILVGGRVNEMEGAPPGTVRAFDARTGALRWAFHTIPRPGEFGYETWPADAWKTAGGANAWAGITVDASRGLAFVPTGSATPDFDGSDRLGDNLFANTLLALDARTGERVWHQQLVRHDLWDRDLPSPPNLVELERDGVVVPAVAQTTKQGHTYVFHRETGEPLFPIREEPVQPTPIEGEVTARSQPIPIAPPPFARQSLTAETVSDRTPEIASALRERLASMRSGGLYVPPSTEGSILVPGIDGGAEWGGAAWDASTGTLYVNANQVASILQLVETAGETELTDTAYLGLCAGCHGLDLKGDGASIPSLIGVRDRMGFLEFHRILRDGRGRMPPVAGFMPWWQRYPAAWLLYRLDEEDAPIHWAEREGERHVTSAGYQDFTDPDGLPGSKPPWGTLTAIDLAGGKLRWQIPLGDYPEILAEGKSGLGAANYGGPVVTAGGLLFIAATPDRKLRAYDKEDGTLLWEDTLPFGGYATPAVYEADGRQFVVVAAGGGKFRQASGDAYVAYALPR
- a CDS encoding ThuA domain-containing protein, producing MSLVKKIGLGLASLVALAVVGALLFVWWIGAWGILFPSHAHETTPPVLAADFGANANLRVLVYSKTNQFRHTEGIAASHDLFDELATDADWAVFHTENSAVFDSTILDRFDVVVFASASGDHASDAQDAAFRRWLEEGGGWLGIHAAGDGSHAEWTWYEETLKTGTYLGHILGPQTQEARVVVEDPQHPVTTGLPADFVHAEEWYSWDRGAREAGYHVLLTVDESTYSPWIRGMGQEVDISMGDHPIVWSRCVDRGRAVYTAMGHWAEAYARDYTKTLLRNAVAWAGDPRKTECEGTPRTASR
- a CDS encoding sulfatase-like hydrolase/transferase, with the translated sequence MRRLLSLLVRGLGGLALLGIVAGLLWLGLLVVRIAAYASADDAEHALAKARYLEAIATDSADAPSAAGDRPNLVLILFDDLGYGDLGAYGAESIATPHLDRLAAGGLRLENYYAPSPVCTSSRVGLLTGRYPERALLNVVAFPTGHPMEWALRAQGAPATRVAEEEILLPEILSAAGYETGMVGKWHLGDRSPSLPLDRGFDTYLGALYSNDMTPFAIYRGEALLHEAPFDQTRMKRVYEDAAVEFLDRDHDRPFFLYFAHNFPHIPLFRPEEDRGRSDAGLYGDVVEGLDDSVGRIVDVLERRGLLEDTIVIATSDNGPWYEGSPGMNRGRKNQTWEGGQRVPFVVHWPSRIAPGRESDAPIGGVDLVPTLLSLLALPTPPDRLLDGEDVGAHLFDAAPAGDRLLYYYGMTQGGNGGGLDAVRDARFKYHRRRGVRAGGTERFSANADWGPWLFDLDQDPSESWDVSTRHPEVMARMAAAFEARVQEDERNPRGWR